Proteins encoded by one window of Planctomycetota bacterium:
- a CDS encoding NAD(P)H-dependent oxidoreductase → MSEKRASRQGVKVVVLYSSLSGNTRAMAEHVAAGVHLVPGATARVMDAASLEMEALEKADGIAVGSPNYYSYPSGLVKHFFDLAFQNAAFKGKLYVAFSTHGGGGGVSAILDRLAKSLGLKRVGEGLDILGAPAGDQVKACRKLGQVLATASA, encoded by the coding sequence ATGTCTGAGAAGCGCGCGTCGAGGCAGGGCGTGAAGGTGGTGGTGCTCTACAGCAGTCTGAGCGGGAACACGCGTGCGATGGCGGAGCACGTGGCGGCGGGCGTGCACCTGGTGCCGGGGGCGACGGCGCGCGTGATGGACGCGGCGTCGCTGGAGATGGAGGCGTTGGAGAAGGCGGACGGGATTGCCGTCGGGTCGCCGAACTACTATTCCTACCCGTCGGGGCTGGTGAAGCATTTTTTCGACCTGGCGTTCCAGAACGCGGCCTTCAAGGGGAAGCTGTACGTGGCGTTCTCGACGCACGGGGGAGGCGGGGGGGTGTCGGCAATTCTGGACCGGCTGGCAAAGTCGCTGGGGTTGAAGCGGGTGGGGGAGGGCCTGGACATTCTGGGGGCGCCGGCGGGAGACCAGGTGAAGGCGTGCCGGAAACTCGGCCAGGTGTTG